The window TGGAGAGCGGATGGGGACGACAAAACCGTTAACCCCATGCTTGATTACATCCGACGCTCCGTTTTGATCGGTGGTCACAACGGGTAGCCCGCTGGCCATGGCTTCAAGACAGCTCACGGCAAACCCATCCTCAAGACTGGGAAGAACATAGACCGAAGCATTTTGATAGAAAGATGCGACTTTTTCGTGGCTGCTATATCCAAGGTAACGAAAAAGGCCGTTATACCGGGAGAGAAGTGGTTTCATCGCTGGATCGATCGCTCCCGCAAGGCATAACTCGGCATGGGGCAGCTTGAGTTTTTTCCAGGCTTCCAAGAGGTAAACCTGTCCTTTCCTTGGAGTGATTTGGGCTACGCAGATTACTCGAAATACGTTATCTTTTCTTTGAGAAGGTTTAAACCGGGAAACGGTAACCCCATAGTGGAGAATTTGAATTTTTTCGTCAGGGAAACCCTCCTGGACAAAACTCTTTTTCACCCATTTTGAAGGAACGAGCAAAAAATCGATTTCTTTTAATTCTTCAACGAGCCTTTTGGCGGCCTTCCAGAAGTGTTGGCGCTTGGGTAACGCTAGTCTTTCGTCCTCTTCGGCTAAAATCCGGGAGACCACCTGGGGATGAGCGTTCACCGCCTCCCCTAGGGTAAGGCTTCCTTCATTTTTTGCCCTTTGGAGAACTTTGAGGGCCGTCCCATGGAGAAGCAGATGCCACAGGTCCGCTTTTCTCCAATGCTTCAGCACCCCCTTTTCCCAAAGTAACAGGTAGGGATAAAATAGCCTATCTAGGTATTTCCAGCCAAAAATCTTTAAGTGAAGACGGCAAAGGTATTCTTTAAGCCAAAGGTTTCTTTCTTTTTCGGGGTTTTCCTTGAGGATTTTCCGGTCAAAGCGGTGGGAATAGTAGAACATCTGCAAGTAGCCTTCTTGGGCTAGAAAAGGGACGTACCCGTGATAATGAAACCGGCCGCAAACGGCGAGATTCACGGAAAAATTCATGGGGATGGCCTGAAAAGAGTAGAGAGTTTTCTTTCCAGAAAGGACTTCTTTTCCACAAAAGACCCTTCCTTTTTTTGCCCTAGGACAACAACCTTCGATAAGATAACAGCCGCAGTGAGCAAATAAAGCATGTTCGCCATGAGGGCCATGTTAAAATTGGCTACCCCTTGAAAAAGGCCGCCGACAAAAGAACATAAAGCTCCAAAGGCCAGTTTTCGGCCTTGATCATCCATCGCTTGGATCTTGAGCCCATTTACCCCTATCATCCTGGCGAGGAAAAAGATCACGGGTAAGGCTCCCAAAATTCCTCCCTCGACGAGCAGTTCAATGAAATCGCTTTCGGCGTGGGCAACCCGGTGTGGACCGGGAAAAACGGTTCGAACCATCCCAAAGGCATCTTCAAAAGCACCGAACCCAACACCGGTAAGAGGGAAAAGCTTCCAAAGCTTCATGGCTTCTTTCCAGATTTCCCCCCTGGCTTCTTCATTGACGGATGTTTGTATCAACCTTTCGGTCGTCCC is drawn from Methylacidiphilum infernorum V4 and contains these coding sequences:
- a CDS encoding glycosyltransferase family 4 protein, with amino-acid sequence MNFSVNLAVCGRFHYHGYVPFLAQEGYLQMFYYSHRFDRKILKENPEKERNLWLKEYLCRLHLKIFGWKYLDRLFYPYLLLWEKGVLKHWRKADLWHLLLHGTALKVLQRAKNEGSLTLGEAVNAHPQVVSRILAEEDERLALPKRQHFWKAAKRLVEELKEIDFLLVPSKWVKKSFVQEGFPDEKIQILHYGVTVSRFKPSQRKDNVFRVICVAQITPRKGQVYLLEAWKKLKLPHAELCLAGAIDPAMKPLLSRYNGLFRYLGYSSHEKVASFYQNASVYVLPSLEDGFAVSCLEAMASGLPVVTTDQNGASDVIKHGVNGFVVPIRSPEKIAYYLELLYTHPGLCREMGEKAAYDAQHCYNWESYARKLVKIYEEIIGARVCP